The Sporosarcina luteola genome contains a region encoding:
- a CDS encoding cold-shock protein, translating to MEQGTVKWFNAEKGFGFIEREGGEDVFVHFSAIQSDGFKSLDEGQSVTFEIEQGQRGLQATNVQKA from the coding sequence ATGGAACAAGGTACAGTTAAGTGGTTTAATGCAGAAAAAGGTTTTGGATTTATCGAGCGTGAAGGTGGAGAAGACGTATTCGTACACTTCTCAGCAATCCAAAGCGACGGTTTCAAATCTTTAGACGAAGGTCAAAGCGTAACATTTGAAATTGAGCAAGGACAACGTGGCCTACAAGCTACAAACGTTCAAAAAGCTTAA
- a CDS encoding branched-chain amino acid aminotransferase gives MTRTPIQIKLSDSKKEKPNPEHLVFGRSFTDHMFVADFDEGRGWHSHRIVPYAPVTLDPASIVLHYGQTVFEGMKAYRSAEDGTVRLFRPEENMKRLNLSLDRLCMPRIDEDAALNALTQLIHIEKDWIPTLEGTSLYIRPFVIANEAFLGVAPARKYQFFIILSPVGSYYKEGIHPVKILVENEFVRAVKGGTGGAKTAGNYAAGLKAQQVADQRGYSQVLWLDGVERKYVEEVGSMNIFFKIDGEIITPAINGSILEGITRKSILQLLRHWDIPVSERKIGMDEIRAAYNEGKLEEVFGTGTAAVISPVGELNWDGYKMVVNNCETGPLAKRLFDTLSNIQAGHEADPFNWIVELKSQLVKLA, from the coding sequence ATGACAAGAACACCCATCCAGATTAAACTAAGCGATTCTAAAAAAGAAAAGCCAAATCCCGAGCATCTCGTATTCGGCAGAAGTTTCACCGACCATATGTTTGTTGCGGATTTTGATGAAGGAAGAGGTTGGCATAGCCACCGAATAGTCCCTTACGCTCCAGTCACATTAGATCCTGCTTCCATCGTCTTGCATTACGGGCAAACGGTATTCGAAGGCATGAAAGCATATCGCTCAGCAGAAGATGGTACTGTGCGGTTATTCCGTCCTGAGGAGAATATGAAAAGGCTTAATCTTTCATTGGATCGGCTTTGTATGCCCCGAATCGATGAAGATGCAGCATTGAATGCATTGACACAGCTCATTCATATTGAAAAGGACTGGATACCGACGTTGGAAGGCACCTCTTTGTACATACGACCTTTCGTCATAGCAAATGAAGCATTCCTAGGTGTTGCTCCTGCGAGAAAATATCAGTTCTTCATCATCCTATCTCCAGTAGGTTCCTATTATAAAGAAGGCATTCATCCGGTAAAAATCCTTGTAGAAAACGAATTTGTCAGAGCGGTGAAAGGCGGTACAGGCGGCGCGAAAACTGCAGGCAATTATGCGGCGGGCCTAAAAGCCCAGCAAGTTGCAGATCAGCGGGGCTATTCACAAGTGCTCTGGTTGGACGGCGTCGAACGGAAATATGTCGAAGAAGTGGGAAGCATGAATATCTTCTTCAAAATTGATGGCGAAATCATTACCCCTGCTATCAACGGAAGTATTTTGGAAGGAATTACGCGGAAATCGATTTTGCAGCTTTTGCGGCATTGGGATATTCCTGTTTCAGAACGAAAAATAGGAATGGATGAAATTAGGGCAGCCTATAATGAAGGAAAGCTTGAGGAAGTCTTCGGAACAGGAACGGCGGCTGTCATCTCTCCTGTCGGTGAATTGAATTGGGATGGCTACAAGATGGTCGTTAACAACTGTGAAACAGGTCCATTGGCGAAGCGTCTATTCGACACCCTTTCCAACATTCAGGCTGGACATGAAGCTGATCCATTCAATTGGATAGTGGAATTGAAAAGCCAACTTGTAAAATTGGCGTAA
- a CDS encoding aspartyl-phosphate phosphatase Spo0E family protein has translation MRLIGKQLLSFKIHMKRSKMVKIAKDRGFTHPAVVACSQELDSLLNRYQNIA, from the coding sequence ATGCGATTGATAGGAAAACAGCTTTTATCTTTTAAGATCCACATGAAAAGATCGAAGATGGTCAAGATAGCAAAAGACCGTGGATTTACTCATCCAGCAGTTGTAGCATGCAGCCAAGAATTGGATTCTTTACTGAATCGTTATCAAAATATAGCGTAA
- a CDS encoding alpha/beta hydrolase yields MKRRFLYITGIIGSIYTAILTILGFYAANRLMFMKLKDHDLIVKREIIAKRFDEHWYGTVRKEDFWVDSPNGYPLRAVFLQPLDTTRTVIICHGVTENKINSIKYARLFERLGFNSVIYDHRRHGDSGGKTTSFGFYEKVDLNALVSAVRDRIGSRALLGVHGESMGAATTILYAGEYEDEADFYIVDCPFSDFTEQILHIMRTSTPLRSSMTLRAANLFLKIRDGYTTGLISPREAIVNIKKPMLFIHSMEDDFILPEMTKELYELKDDKKMIKLFDKGAHAKSFNENPEEYEQEVLHFLHNFGFQTS; encoded by the coding sequence TTGAAACGGCGCTTCCTATATATAACAGGCATTATTGGAAGCATATACACCGCCATTCTGACAATTCTTGGTTTTTACGCGGCAAATCGTTTGATGTTCATGAAACTGAAAGATCATGATTTGATTGTAAAACGAGAAATTATTGCCAAAAGGTTTGATGAACATTGGTATGGAACGGTGCGGAAAGAGGATTTTTGGGTGGACTCCCCGAATGGTTACCCGTTGCGTGCGGTTTTTTTACAACCGCTTGATACGACAAGGACAGTTATCATTTGCCATGGCGTGACGGAAAATAAGATCAACTCGATTAAATATGCACGATTATTTGAACGGCTGGGATTCAATTCAGTCATTTACGATCACCGCCGCCATGGGGATTCGGGGGGAAAGACGACAAGCTTCGGTTTTTATGAAAAGGTCGACTTGAATGCACTAGTCTCCGCTGTACGCGACCGGATTGGCAGCCGGGCATTGCTCGGCGTCCACGGTGAATCGATGGGAGCTGCGACGACGATCCTATATGCGGGAGAGTATGAAGATGAAGCAGACTTTTACATTGTCGATTGTCCATTCTCCGATTTCACCGAGCAGATCCTTCATATCATGCGTACGAGCACACCTCTTCGGTCGTCAATGACATTGCGGGCCGCCAATCTGTTCCTGAAGATCAGAGACGGCTACACGACAGGTCTCATTTCGCCGAGGGAAGCGATTGTAAACATTAAAAAACCGATGCTGTTCATCCATAGTATGGAAGATGATTTCATTCTGCCGGAAATGACGAAGGAACTGTACGAGTTGAAGGATGACAAGAAGATGATAAAGCTATTCGATAAGGGTGCCCATGCGAAGTCATTCAATGAGAATCCAGAGGAATACGAACAGGAAGTCTTGCACTTCCTACATAATTTCGGTTTTCAGACTTCATGA
- a CDS encoding acetyl-CoA C-acetyltransferase: protein MMSNEVVIVSAVRTAIGSFLGSLKDVSASELGGIVIKEALSRSGVKAEDVDEVIMGNVLQAGLGQNPARQAAIKGGLPETVPAMTINKVCGSGLKAVHLARQAILAGDADIVVAGGMENMSQAPFLLRNPREGFKMGDQKLVDSMISDGLWCAFNDYHMGITAENLCDRYSITREEQDAFSAASQEKAAAAIENGKFKDEIIPVEIPQRKGDPIVFDTDEYVKAGTTTDKLGKLRPAFKKDGSVTAGNASGINDGAAAFVIMSRVKAEELGIEPLAILTANANAGVDPSVMGIGPVQAVKNVLKKSGMNLADIDLIEANEAFAAQSLAVDRELKFDKEKLNVNGGAIALGHPIGASGARILVTLLHEMKRRDAKTGLATLCIGGGQGVATIVRRP, encoded by the coding sequence ATTATGTCAAACGAAGTAGTGATTGTAAGCGCCGTACGTACGGCAATCGGGTCTTTTTTAGGATCTTTGAAGGACGTCTCCGCCTCAGAGCTCGGCGGAATTGTCATTAAGGAAGCACTTTCGCGTTCGGGAGTGAAGGCGGAAGATGTGGATGAAGTAATTATGGGGAATGTACTGCAAGCAGGTCTAGGTCAAAATCCGGCCCGGCAAGCGGCAATTAAAGGCGGACTTCCTGAAACGGTCCCTGCCATGACGATCAATAAAGTATGCGGTTCCGGCTTGAAAGCGGTTCATTTGGCTAGACAAGCGATACTTGCAGGTGATGCGGATATCGTCGTCGCAGGCGGGATGGAAAATATGAGCCAAGCACCATTTTTACTTCGCAATCCAAGGGAAGGCTTCAAGATGGGTGATCAGAAACTCGTCGACAGTATGATTTCTGACGGACTTTGGTGCGCATTCAATGACTATCATATGGGAATCACGGCGGAAAATCTTTGTGACCGCTATTCGATTACAAGGGAAGAACAAGATGCATTTTCGGCTGCTTCTCAAGAGAAGGCAGCAGCTGCGATTGAAAACGGCAAATTCAAAGATGAAATAATTCCTGTGGAAATTCCTCAACGTAAAGGCGATCCGATCGTGTTTGATACAGACGAATATGTAAAAGCAGGAACGACAACCGATAAATTAGGGAAATTACGTCCAGCATTTAAAAAGGACGGCAGTGTAACAGCAGGCAATGCTTCAGGCATTAATGATGGAGCAGCTGCGTTTGTCATTATGTCACGAGTGAAGGCGGAAGAACTCGGCATTGAACCGTTAGCAATCTTGACCGCTAACGCAAATGCAGGAGTCGATCCGTCAGTCATGGGCATCGGACCTGTGCAAGCAGTAAAAAATGTACTCAAAAAATCAGGAATGAATCTGGCTGATATCGACTTGATTGAAGCAAATGAAGCATTTGCGGCACAATCACTTGCAGTTGATCGCGAGCTGAAGTTCGATAAGGAAAAATTGAATGTCAACGGAGGCGCAATCGCTCTGGGCCATCCGATCGGCGCAAGCGGTGCGCGGATACTTGTCACGTTGTTGCATGAAATGAAGCGTCGCGATGCCAAAACGGGTCTTGCTACATTGTGCATCGGGGGCGGACAAGGCGTCGCCACAATCGTTCGACGTCCTTAA
- a CDS encoding hydroxymethylglutaryl-CoA lyase — MFILPKNVTIIEVGPRDGLQNEKNHVDEKNKLDFIHSLQAAGIQEMELTSFVSPKWVPQMADAKNIVAKTEKIGRQFVLAPNEKGADLATLAGAESIAVFVGVSNTFNKKNINRTTAESMDALEPVIAKLKRDGLFVRACISTAFYCPYEGKIEREEVSNLCRRFVSIGVDELSVADTIGMANPVESYELFTLLREQFPEVLLTAHFHDTRKMAIANIFSALQAGIDRFDTSAGGLGGCPFAPGATGNVATEDVVHMLDSLGIETGVNVEKICEAVGMIAPLVSHPIVTGMYKMYKNRSC; from the coding sequence ATGTTCATTTTACCAAAGAACGTTACAATTATCGAGGTCGGGCCAAGAGATGGCCTACAAAATGAAAAGAATCATGTAGATGAAAAAAACAAATTGGATTTCATCCATTCATTGCAAGCTGCAGGAATCCAGGAAATGGAGCTAACATCCTTTGTTTCACCAAAATGGGTACCACAAATGGCTGACGCAAAAAACATTGTAGCAAAAACAGAGAAGATTGGACGCCAATTTGTATTGGCACCAAATGAAAAAGGGGCTGATCTTGCTACTCTGGCAGGTGCGGAAAGTATCGCCGTCTTTGTCGGTGTCAGCAATACTTTCAATAAAAAGAACATTAACCGGACGACAGCTGAGAGTATGGACGCACTTGAACCTGTCATCGCAAAATTGAAAAGAGATGGCCTTTTCGTGAGGGCATGCATTTCAACCGCGTTTTATTGTCCGTATGAAGGGAAGATAGAGAGAGAGGAAGTTAGTAACCTGTGCAGACGATTCGTTTCGATCGGAGTGGATGAACTGAGCGTAGCAGATACGATCGGGATGGCAAATCCGGTTGAAAGCTACGAGCTGTTCACATTGTTAAGAGAGCAATTTCCGGAAGTTCTTTTGACAGCTCATTTTCACGATACACGGAAAATGGCAATCGCAAATATTTTTTCTGCATTACAGGCAGGAATCGACCGTTTTGATACTTCCGCTGGCGGCCTGGGTGGTTGTCCTTTCGCACCCGGCGCAACAGGCAATGTAGCGACAGAAGATGTTGTCCATATGCTTGATTCCTTAGGGATTGAAACGGGGGTCAATGTTGAAAAGATTTGTGAAGCTGTCGGAATGATTGCTCCTCTTGTTTCGCATCCTATCGTCACAGGAATGTACAAAATGTACAAAAATCGCAGCTGCTGA
- a CDS encoding YhcN/YlaJ family sporulation lipoprotein, whose protein sequence is MKKLAISLSLLLMLAIVGCANNKDNNNTNGNTTNGNNNASENTGVGESAQGNNDNTTTNNGQSKVEVADDAAEKITAMEEVSAANVLVTDQNAYVGVALKEGVNENEDLKKKVADEVRRMHNDFNNVYVSFNPDVAKRFTEYGNQLRAGEPAEGFFEEFTTSINRMFPEAK, encoded by the coding sequence ATGAAAAAATTAGCGATTTCTCTCTCGTTGCTACTCATGCTTGCTATAGTTGGGTGTGCTAACAACAAGGACAATAACAACACGAATGGAAATACGACAAACGGCAATAACAATGCTTCGGAAAATACCGGTGTTGGAGAATCTGCTCAAGGAAACAATGATAATACGACCACTAACAACGGCCAATCAAAAGTGGAAGTGGCAGATGACGCAGCGGAAAAGATTACAGCGATGGAAGAAGTGTCAGCTGCAAACGTTCTTGTAACTGACCAAAATGCTTATGTCGGTGTCGCTTTAAAGGAAGGCGTTAACGAGAATGAAGATTTAAAAAAGAAGGTAGCCGATGAGGTCCGACGCATGCATAACGATTTCAACAATGTATACGTGTCGTTCAACCCGGATGTCGCCAAGCGTTTCACTGAATATGGAAATCAGCTCCGTGCAGGAGAACCGGCCGAAGGGTTCTTTGAAGAATTTACAACGAGTATTAATCGGATGTTCCCAGAAGCTAAATAA
- a CDS encoding YqkE family protein, translating to MAKKKSRPATPIKREDEKATLSETLDNDILVKLKAAKKEMTAKAEAEEAERQEMIRRERIEREKNKSFAELLDEFGDNGTKY from the coding sequence ATGGCAAAGAAAAAATCAAGGCCAGCAACTCCAATAAAACGCGAAGATGAAAAAGCGACGCTCTCTGAGACGCTTGATAATGATATATTAGTAAAATTGAAAGCCGCCAAGAAGGAAATGACGGCAAAAGCCGAGGCGGAAGAAGCGGAGCGTCAAGAGATGATTCGACGCGAACGTATCGAACGTGAGAAGAACAAAAGCTTTGCCGAGTTGCTCGATGAATTTGGGGATAACGGCACAAAATATTGA